One genomic window of Streptomonospora nanhaiensis includes the following:
- a CDS encoding DUF1801 domain-containing protein, producing the protein MKERAAELKKEAGRGRGGRAAADELDVLAKIAEMEQPDRAMAERVHAIVTGAAPELAPRLWYGQPAYARKGKVVCFFRSGRVDRERYSSFGFTTEAGLDDPGGLWPTAYAVTELTPEGEEALAALVRRAVGADD; encoded by the coding sequence ATGAAGGAGCGCGCGGCGGAGCTGAAGAAGGAGGCGGGCCGCGGCCGCGGCGGCAGGGCCGCGGCCGACGAGCTGGACGTGCTCGCCAAGATCGCCGAGATGGAGCAGCCCGACCGCGCGATGGCCGAACGCGTCCACGCCATCGTCACCGGCGCCGCGCCGGAGCTGGCGCCCAGGCTCTGGTACGGGCAGCCGGCCTACGCCCGGAAGGGGAAGGTGGTCTGCTTCTTCCGCAGCGGCCGGGTCGACAGGGAGCGCTACTCGTCGTTCGGCTTCACCACCGAGGCCGGCCTCGACGACCCCGGCGGCCTGTGGCCCACCGCCTACGCGGTGACCGAGCTGACGCCGGAGGGCGAGGAGGCGCTCGCCGCCCTGGTCCGGCGCGCCGTGGGCGCCGACGACTGA
- a CDS encoding winged helix-turn-helix transcriptional regulator: MTHQTVGHAPRPGLPAHPLAAVARPVPDCPVETALAALSGRWTTLVVRELLRGRESYTELAGALPELSAKVLSDRLAQLVDAGVATRVRRPGWPPRVRYVLTERGRALGPVLQALWDWGALSAER; encoded by the coding sequence GTGACTCACCAAACGGTTGGCCACGCGCCGCGGCCCGGACTGCCCGCACACCCGCTGGCGGCGGTGGCGCGCCCGGTGCCCGACTGCCCCGTCGAGACCGCGCTGGCGGCGCTGTCCGGCCGGTGGACCACGCTGGTCGTGCGTGAACTGCTGCGCGGCCGGGAGTCCTACACCGAGCTGGCGGGGGCGCTGCCCGAGCTGTCGGCGAAGGTGCTCAGCGACCGGCTGGCGCAGCTGGTCGATGCCGGGGTGGCCACGCGCGTCCGCCGCCCGGGGTGGCCGCCGCGCGTGCGCTACGTCCTCACCGAGCGGGGGCGCGCGCTGGGGCCGGTGCTCCAGGCGCTGTGGGACTGGGGCGCGCTGTCCGCCGAGCGGTAG
- a CDS encoding YybH family protein: MMSSSPRTPHEVPAAFAERFNTGRVERVLELFPGGAVLVPEPGAPVSGAGLAGGLAGHLSLGLPISVAPRHVYVSGDVALLIVDWRIEGTAAGEEVALRGTATDVVRRGPDGVWRYAVDNPHGTA; the protein is encoded by the coding sequence ATGATGTCGTCTTCGCCCCGCACCCCGCACGAGGTGCCGGCCGCCTTCGCCGAGCGGTTCAACACCGGCCGCGTCGAACGGGTGCTGGAGCTGTTCCCCGGCGGCGCGGTGCTGGTGCCCGAGCCGGGCGCGCCCGTGTCCGGCGCCGGCCTGGCCGGAGGGCTGGCGGGGCACCTGTCGCTGGGGCTGCCCATCAGCGTGGCGCCCCGGCACGTCTACGTGAGCGGCGACGTGGCCCTGCTGATCGTCGACTGGCGGATCGAGGGCACGGCGGCGGGCGAGGAGGTGGCGCTGCGGGGGACGGCGACCGACGTGGTGCGGCGCGGCCCCGACGGCGTGTGGCGCTACGCCGTGGACAACCCGCACGGCACGGCCTGA
- a CDS encoding SURF1 family cytochrome oxidase biogenesis protein, producing MLRVLLTPRMLAFHALVALVVPSFVWLGFWQWGRWEDKAAAAALQEANIAADPVPVRELAAPGEDVPPEDRWRRVTATGRYDTEHELLVRNRDGSAGVGLHVLTPLVTDDGPALLVNRGWIAQPPSATAEPEVPPAPEGEVTVTGRLQYSETPENTGIRVREGLPEGQIMIVDVDTIAEDLPYPVYGGYAELTEQRPESADAPEPVAAPEVNTGMNLSYAVQWWVFTVIAIGGWIFLMRREVKDARDGSAEAPGTSGGSGGSDGPGGGGPGPEPGGSGGGTPAAAEGTSERSAPAEDAAAGTAEPRPHSGARR from the coding sequence GTGCTCCGAGTCCTGCTCACCCCGCGCATGCTGGCGTTTCACGCGCTGGTGGCGCTGGTCGTGCCCTCCTTCGTCTGGCTGGGCTTCTGGCAGTGGGGCCGCTGGGAGGACAAGGCCGCGGCGGCCGCCCTGCAGGAGGCCAACATCGCCGCCGACCCCGTTCCGGTGCGGGAGTTGGCCGCCCCCGGCGAGGACGTCCCGCCCGAGGACCGCTGGCGCCGGGTGACGGCCACCGGCCGCTACGACACCGAGCACGAACTGCTGGTGCGCAACCGCGACGGCTCGGCGGGGGTGGGCCTGCACGTGCTCACCCCGCTGGTCACCGACGACGGCCCGGCGCTGCTGGTCAACCGCGGCTGGATCGCGCAGCCGCCCTCGGCCACCGCCGAGCCCGAGGTCCCGCCCGCCCCCGAGGGCGAGGTCACGGTGACCGGCCGGCTCCAGTACAGCGAGACCCCCGAGAACACCGGAATCCGCGTCCGCGAGGGCCTGCCCGAGGGCCAGATCATGATCGTGGACGTCGACACGATCGCCGAGGACCTGCCCTACCCCGTCTACGGCGGCTACGCCGAGCTGACCGAGCAGCGGCCCGAGAGCGCCGACGCGCCCGAGCCCGTCGCCGCGCCCGAGGTCAACACCGGCATGAACCTGTCCTACGCGGTGCAGTGGTGGGTGTTCACGGTCATCGCGATCGGCGGCTGGATCTTCCTCATGCGCCGCGAGGTCAAGGACGCCCGGGACGGCTCCGCCGAAGCGCCGGGAACCTCCGGTGGCTCCGGCGGCTCCGATGGCCCCGGTGGCGGAGGCCCGGGGCCCGAGCCAGGAGGGTCCGGCGGCGGTACACCGGCCGCCGCCGAGGGCACCTCCGAGCGCTCCGCCCCCGCCGAGGACGCCGCCGCCGGCACCGCCGAGCCCCGCCCGCACTCGGGCGCGCGCCGCTGA